The DNA region TGAAAAGCGCCTTCTTAATGTGAGATAGACGAACTACTGCTGTAAGTTTTCCAGTGGTACAGCTTTCATAATAACTTCAGTGGTGTTCTTACCGTTATTGATCACCGGATAACGGTCATAGGTCTGAAAGATCACCCTTCCCTGATACATGATCATCGCTACCACCCCATAGTTGGTTTTACTGTCTACTGAGTCGGCTGGCAAAATGAATTTGAATGGCACCGGCACCCGCGCAATATTAAACGACTTCTGCGCCACAATTGCGCCGGGGGTATCCAGATCGATAATGGCAATAGTAATACTGCAACCATCTGGCAGCATGATCCGCTCATGGTAAGAAGCCGCCCCATTAACCACCACCGGTGCAGGTGGTGCAACAGTCACACATCCCCCAGCCATAACATTCCGGTAGCTATCAGCAGCGTTTTTAATACCTGCATGCTTATTATTCCTTCTTAATATTGGTCATTCTTATCAGTCCTTCCTGTGATGCCGAAGCAATCAACTGTCCCTGCTGATTAAAGAATTGCCCACGGACGTAACCGCGACTCCCATAGGCATTGGGGCTATCCACTGCATACAGCAACCATTCACCGATGTTTACTGGTCGATGAAACCACATCGCATGATCAATAGTTGCCATTCTAATCCCCGGCGTTAGAAACGATACGCCATGAGGCTGTACGGCGGTTACCAGAAAATTAAAATCCGAGGCATAAGCCAGCAGATAATCGTGCATACAATGTTCAGCAGGCAAACGACCATTCGCCCGCATCCACACATAACGAGTAGGCTCGGTTGCCGCAGGTGCAACAGGGTTTAAGGGGTTCACCATCCGCATTTCTATGGGGGCATCGGCCAGAAATTTCTCTAGGATCTTTGGTGGCACTCTATCGCGCATAGTCATCGCGAGTTCTTGCTGGTTCATCAGGCCGTCGGGGCCGGGAACATCGGGCATCGGCGCCTGATGTTCAAACCCGTCTTCGGGTTCCTGAAACGAACAAGTCATATAAAATATCGGGCGACCTTTCTGGATGGCTTTCACCCGTCTGGCACTGAAACTACCGCCATCACGCATATTTTCCACATCATAGATAATTGGCAGGGTTTCATCTCCGGCGCGGAGAAAATAGGAGTGTAGTGAGTGCGCCTGACGCTCTGGCGGTACCGTCTGTCTGGCAGCGCTCAACGCCTGTCCCATCACCTGACCACCGAAAACATGTCCAAATCCCAAATCCTGACTCTGACCGCGAAATAATCCCATTTCTATCGGTTCAAGTGTCAGCAGCGAAAGCAGTTCATCCAATACCTGGCTCATATCATCCCATTGACTGTGAATAGGTAACGATAAAGAGTACCGCAGGCGCAGGGTTAAATGCCAGTTTTCGCGGATTATTCCAGTAATACGCCGTGCTCACGGCACGCATTGCGAGCCCATTTGACTATCTGTTCTTCACCACTTTTCTGGAAACTGAAAGGATGTGCTTTGCTAAGTTTCGGCCAGATTTTTCCCACCAGTTCGGGGTACAGTCATCAGCACTAAAATAAGCCGGATTGGTTTCCGCCAGCCGCAATCGGCTGATACTTCCAGCCGCCGCCAACACATGTTGGCCAGTGGGGGCGGATGCGCCTAACAGGTACATGGCCGCAGCCACAGGCGCTTCTATCGAGAACATCGCGCCCACATCATCTGCCATATGGTGCCCGGTCATGCCGTTCAGCACTTGGGTACAAAGGCTGTTAACGCAGATATTGTAGCTCTGCCCTTCTAGGCTCAAACTGTTTACCAAGCCTATCAGCGCCATTTTGGCACTGGCATATGCCGCCTCAAACTGATCGCCAAACAGACCACTCGCCCCGGTTAACATCAAAATCCGACCAAACGCCTGCTGTCGCATCAGCGGCCAGAATGCCTGACAGAACAAAAAGCTGCCGGTAAGATCAACATCTATCTGGCGGCGCCAATCACTCAGAGAAATTTTTTCAAACGGACAAGAACGGTGAACGCCGGCACAGAGCAGCAGAAAGTCCACTTGAGAGCATGTAAGTATCTGCTGACAAACATCCGTCACCTGCGCAGCATTAGCCACATCGCAATAGAAATACTTTACGTCGGCACCTAACGCGGCTATCGCTGCCGCAGTTTCCCGACAATCCTGATTGTCGACCAGTACAACGCTTGCTCCTCGTTGCGCCAGAGCAATGGCAAATGCCCGCCCCAATCCTGAAGCTGCGCCCGTAACCACTGCAGTCCTGTGCTGGAAACGCATAATGTCCATCTCCTCAGCATATTGATGCCTGGATAGATTTACGACCGATTCACACTTCTTTCGCTTCAATCCACAATCCATTATGGCTATATTTTTCTTGGAAGGTTGCCCAACAAATGTGCGCTAATTCAAACTCTTTTACATGCATTTATCCGATTGTGCTAACTTTCGCTTGGCTTCTTGGTATCCTATACCTCGTAGAAAGTCTGTTGATGTGAATCGTGAATATGAATCCTTGGTTTCTGGCAATACGCCCCGGACACTGCCTGCCGCTGCAGGCCTTATTGATTGGCAATATGCTGGCACTGCCTCTGGAAAAATTCAGTTGGACGGTGGCGATTATCTCCATGACATGTGCCTTGTTGTTGCAAATTGCAGTGAATCTGGCAAACGACTATTTTGATTTCAAAAATGGGATCGATACCGCAGAACGGGTCGGCCCGACGCGAGTGACCCAAAGTGGCATGCTGGCGCCCTATAAAGTGCGCAATGCCATGACGCTATGTCTGATATTGTCATTGGCGGTCGGTGGTTATCTCATCTGGCACGGTGGTTGGCCAATCGCATTTTTAGCCGCAGCCTCTATGTTGGCAGCATTAGGCTATAGCGGTGGTCCGTACCCGCTGGCTTCCCACGGTTTAGGTGAACTGGCGGCATTTGTCTTTTTCGGGCTAGTTGCCGTTGTGGGCAGCTACTACCTGCAAGCAGGCGACACCACAATGGCATCATGGTTGCTGGGCTGTGCGGTTGGTTTGCTCAATGCCGCAATTATGCTGGTTAACAACACTCGCGACATTATGACCGACACCAAAGCCGGCAAGAAAACGCTCGCCGTGCGCATTGGCGAAGCCCAAGCACGGGTACTGTATCAGGCGTTGTTGTATCTGCCATTTGGTCTGATTATCGCAGGTTTTCTGTTGGGACAATTACCGGGATTTCCGGTGCTATTGGCGGGCCTGTCACTGATTATGGCGCGGAAGTTATCTTCTGATTTCTATCAGGGTTCCGGCGAAGCGCTTAACCCGCTATTAGGGAAAACTGCCAAACTGACCATGATGTTCAGTGCACTATTCAGTGTAGGTTTAATGTTCTGACCTATGTTCTAACAGCTAAACGGCATTGATAAAAAAGCTTCCCAATGGAAGCTTTTTTATCATCTGATACCAGATAGTTATCAGCCGATTTTAACTAATGTACGTTCAGCCTGGCTCCAGTTCAGGTGATACTTTTCCCCGCGGGTTTATCTGTACGCTCAAAAGTGTGAGAACCAAAGAAATCACGTTGTCCCTGCAGCAGATTGGCCGGCAAAGTAGCACAACGGAAGCTGTCATAATAAGCCAGTGCTGAGCTGATACAAGGCACAGGAACGCCGTTCAAAGCCGCGGTAGCCACTACTTGTCGCCATTGAGGCTGTAACTGTGACAGTACGCTGGCAAAACTCTGCGCTTGCAGCAGATTATCCAGTTGTGGTGCCGCCTGATAAGCATCCGTAATCGTCTGCAAGAAATCGGCACGAATAATACAGCCAGCACGCCAGATACTAGCGATGGCCGCAAAATCCAACTGCCAGCCCTGCTCTTTGGCATTCATTGCCATCAGTTGAAAACCTTGGGCATAGGCACTGACTTTAGCGCAGTAAAGGGCCGCTTCTAGCGCCTCAATAAGCGCTTGGCGCTGTGCCGCATCAATATTGGTCTGTGGCCCTTGCAGTTGTTGACTGAGTTGTAACCGCAGCGCTTTTTGAGTGCTCATCGCCCTGGCATATACCGCCTCGGCAATGGTCGGTGCAGGACACCCTATCTGCAAACTGCTGACCGCCGTCCATAGGCCAGTGCCTTTCTGTCCGGCTTTATCGAGGATCATCTCCACCAACGGCTTACTTGTTAGCGGATCCTGCTGTTTCAGCACTTCGGCGCTGATACCGATAAGATAGCTATTGAGTTTGCCCTGATTCCACTGTTCAAAAACACTGGCAATTTCAGCAGCATTCATCCCCAGACCTTGATGCAGGATCTGATATGCTTCGCAAATCAACTGCATATCGGCATACTCAATACCGTTATGCACCATTTTGACATAATGGCCGGAACCCGAAGGACCAATATAAGTGGTGCACGGTTCACCGTCTTTAATTGCCTGACCTGGCTGCGTCCGTTCTATTGGCTGCCCAGTAGCCTTGTCAACTTTAGCGGCAATTGCACGCCAGATTGGGGCAATATGTTCCCAGGCGGTTTTATCGCCACTCGGCATTAAGGAAGGCCCAAAGCGGGCGCCAACTTCACCACCAGAAACAGCTGAACTGAAAAATATAAACTTGCCTTTATAGCTTTGTTCACGGGCGATGGTGTCAGTCCACAAACTGTTACCGGTATCGATGACAATATCATCACTGTCGATGCCAGCCGCAATCAATGCCTGACAAACACCATCGACAGGTTTACCGGCTGGCACCGATAACAGCAGCACGCGAGGTTTGCTCAGAGATTGCAACAGCGCTGACATGGAATCGAAGCCCTTGAGCACTAAACCGCGCGCAGGCACTTCTGCCAACGCTTGCTGTTCAGCCGCAGAGACCTTGGCAGCATCTAGGTCAAAAGCGGCCACGCGGTAACCATTATCCACAATGTTGAGGGCCAGATTCTTACCCATCACCCCTAGGCCGATAACCCCAATGTCAGCAGATTGGAATTTCATAATTTTTCACCAGTTGTCGTCGCCATAACCACAGAGCAATCACGACTAAGTCGTATAAAAGCGCACATTATACTGAGCTTCTGTGGTTTTTTTCCAACAAAGTCTGTCGATAACTGTGGAGGATTTAGTCGATTGATCGGAAATGATGAAATTAGCCAACAAAATAGCCCACCAGCGTGGGCTGTAACTTGATGATTACTCAAGGGTTCAAACGTGCTGTTGCAGCAACGCGTCGGCATATCCCATGCGTGTTAGCGCGTCACGCACCAAATCCAATGTTAATGGATCCTCGATAGTGGCGGGCGGCGTATAAGACTGATTATCAGCAATTTTACGCATAGTGCCGCGCAGGATTTTACCTGAACGAGTCTTAGGTAATTTTTGCACTGCACTTACCAGCTTGAACGCCGCAACTGGGCCAATCTCCTGTCGCACTTTGGCTACCAGCTCATCATGCAGCTGTTTTTCACTGATATCGATACCGTTTTTCAAAACCACCAACCCCAACGGCACTTGCCCTTTGAGTTTGTCATCAACCCCAATTACCGCCGCTTCCGCAACCGCAGGATGTTGACACAAGACTTCTTCAAAGCGCCCGGTTGATAAGCGATGTCCGGCAACATTAATGATGTCGTCAATACGACTCATAATGTACAGATAACCGTCTTCATCCATATAACCCGCATCGCCAGTCAGGTAATAACCTGGGTACATGCTGAGGTAGCTTTCCTGATAGCGTTTATCGTTTTGCCACAAAGTCACTAAAGTGCCTGGCGGCAATGGCAATTTAATTACCACGTTACCAGACTGGCCCGCTGGCACTTGTGAGCCAAACTCATCCACAACTTCCACCTGGTATCCAGGCACGGCGCGCGCGGGTGAACCGGGTTTTACCGGAATAGCCTGTACGCCCATCAGATTGGCAGCCACGGCCCATCCGGTTTCAGTCTGCCACCAATGATCGATCACCGGTTTCCCCAGTTTCTCGCCAGCCCAAAGCAAGGTATCGGGGTCACAACGTTCTCCCGCGAGGAAAAGCGTTTCCAGACAGCTCAGATCGGTTCCAGCCACATAATTGCCGTTTGGATCTTCCCGCTTAATCGCACGGATTGCCGTGGGTGCGGTGAAGAAACTTTTGACACGGTATTTCTGAATAGTGCGCCAGAAAATACCCGGATCAGGTGTGCCCACAGGCTTACCCTCATACAACACGGTTGTCGCCCCCACCAGCAGTGGCGCATAAACAATGTATGAATGCCCGACGACCCAACCAACATCCGATGCCGCCCAGAACGTATCCCCAGGATTGATGTTGTAAATGTGCTTCATCGACCAAGCCAAAGCCACTGCATGACCGCCGTTGTCACGCACCACACCTTTAGGTTGGCCTGTGGTGCCAGAGGTGTACAGGATATACAAAGGATCAGTGGCGGCAACGGCGACACATGCTGCGGGTGCGGCATCTTTGATGGCCTGCTGCCAGTCGTAATCCCGCCCTTCCTGTAATGCAGCTGCATACTGACTGCGCCCAAGGATCAAACAGCGTTCAACTTTGTGATGAGACTGCTCCAGCGCTTTATCCAGTAATGGCTTGTAAGGCACCACCCCGGAAGGTTCGACCCCACAAGAAGCACTCAGCACCAACTTAGGTTTGGCATCGTTGATACGCGTTGCCAGTTCATTCGCGGCAAAACCACCAAAAACTACCGAATGGATAGCGCCAATACGCGCACAGGCCAGCATGGCATATACGGTTTCAGGCACCATTGGCATGTAGATCACCACCCTGTCGCCCTTGCTCACCCCAACAGATGCCATATAACCAGCCAAGCGGCTTACTTGCGCCTGTAGTTCAGCATATGTCACAGCATATTCGGTATCAGTGACTGGACTGAAATAACGAATGGCAAACTGCTCGCCCCTACCCGCCAGCACATGGCGGTCTACGGCGTTATAGCAAGTATTTAACTGACCATTACTGAACCAGCGATAAAATGGCGCTTGGCTGTCATCCAACACTTGTTCCCATGGTTGATACCAGTCAATAGCTTTGGCGCACTCGCCCCAGAACGTCACCTTATCGTCTATGGATTTCTGGTACAGAGCTAAACCCGGATCTGTCATCTAACTGTCCTCCCCAAGGACCGCCTCTCGGCTAACACACCCCTTCCTTCCGCTTTCATTAATAGACGTTTTTATAATCAACCCCTATTAGACGTTAGCCTAAACTCGGCTTTTTTAAGACTTTTTGCTAAGTCATCGACTGGACTGACCAGGTTAAAAACGCTGGAGAAAAAATCAGGATCATGCACTAAAATAGCAACAGTAACTTTACCTTTACGTAAACTTTATATATCTTGCGTTTACTGCTGCTAACTGAGTGTTATTTAATGAGTATCCGACCAACGCCCCAAACCACTTATTCCATTAGTGAGCTGTCACGGGAATTTGATATTACCACCCGTAGTATTCGTTTTTACGAAGACCAGGGGCTGTTAAAACCCAAACGCCGTGGGCAAACCCGTATCTATAGTTTGAAAGATCGGGTGCGGCTGAAACTCATCCTGCGCGGTAAACGCCTTGGCTTTTCGCTTGGGGAAACCCGACGCCTATTTGAATTGTATGACGCCGACAAAAGCAGCCTGTCACAACTCAGTACCATGTTGCAGTTGATAGAAGATAAAAAAATGTCACTGCAACAGCAGATGGACGACATCAAAATCGTATTGATGGAATTGATGGCTGCAGAAACCCAATGTCGTCAGGCGCTAGCGGAAATCTCTACCGAAAAAACCGGTTAATCACGCCGCTGTCATCATCTGCACGTCGTCACAGATGTCAGCGCCGACACAGGAGCCAACCATGATACCCAGCTATTCAGGACTTGACTTCGGACTCGGGGAAGATATCGACATGTTGCGGCAAGCCGTTGCGACATTCGCCACCGAGCAGATTGCCCCACTCGCGACACAAATCGACCAAGAGAATCAATTCCCCACGGCATTATGGCCACAATTAGGCCAGATGGGGCTGTTGGGAATTACCGTTAGTGAAGAGTTTGGCGGTAGCGGTATGGGCTATCTGGCCCATGTGGTCGCCATGGAAGAGATTTCCCGCACCTCAGCCTCGGTGGGGTTGTCGTATGGCGCCCACGCAAATCTCTGTGTTAACCAAATTTTCCGTAACGGCACTGCCGCACAAAAAGATCGTTATCTGCCAAAGCTGGTCAGTGGTGAACACATAGGTGCGCTGGCCATGAGTGAACCCAATGCGGGCTCCGATGTGGTGTCCATGAAACTGCACGCTCGTAAACAAGGCGACCATTATCTGCTGAATGGCAACAAGATGTGGATCACCAACGGCCCCGATGCAGATGTATTTGTAGTTTATGCCAAAACTGAACCACAACTGGGAGCCAAAGGTATTACCGCGTTTATTGTTGAACGTGGCTTTCCAGGATTCGCCACCGCACAAAAATTAGACAAACTAGGCATGCGAGGCTCCAGTACCTGCGAGTTAGTATTCACTGATTGTGAAGTGCCAGCAGCAAACATTCTCGGTCAACTGAATCACGGCACCAAGGTGCTGATGAGTGGCCTTGACTATGAACGCGTAGTCTTGGCTGGCGGCCCATTAGGCATCATGAGCGCCTGTCTTGATCTGGTACTGCCCTACACCGCAGAACGCCAGCAGTTTGGCAAAGCCATTGGCGAATTCCAATTGGTGCAGGCCAAACTGGCCGACATGTACACCGAAATGCATGCGGCCAAAGCCTATGTTTATGCCGTTGCCAGCGCCTGCGATCAAGGCAAAGCGAGTCGCAAAGATGCCGCTGGCGCCATTCTTTACAGCGCCGAAAGAGCCACCCGTGCGGCACTGGATGCCATTCAGTTGCTGGGTGGCAATGGCTATATCAATGACTATCCGGCCGGACGTTTATTGCGTGATGCCAAGCTGTATGAAATCGGCGCAGGCACCTCGGAAATTCGCCGCATGCTCATTGGCCGTGAACTGTTCAGTGAAAGTCACTGAATCGCCCTCTCATCAATAGCGGAGCCAAACGCCATGACCCGCATCATCAGCCAGATCAATCCCAGTGCTGACACTTTTATCAGCCGTCAGCAAGCGATGCAAAGCTTAGTGGATGATCTCAAACAGAAACTGGCAGAAATTGCTGAAGGTGGCGGCGCGCGCGCCATGCAGCGGCATTGCAGCAAAGGTAAGCTGGCCCCCAGGCAACGACTAACACAGTTGCTGGATACCGATGCGCCATTTCTTGAAATTGGCCAGTTTGCGGCCTTTGAGGTTTATGAGGAGACCGTTGCGGCGGCGGGGGTTATTGCCGGTATCGGCCGTGTCAGTGGCCGCGAATGCATGCTTGTTATCAACGATGCCACCGTTAAAGGCGGCACTTATTATCCGCTGACGGTCAAGAAACACCTGCGTGCGCAAGCCATCGCGGAACGGTGTCATCTGCCCTGTATTTACCTAGTGGACTCCGGTGGTGCTAATCTTCCGTTGCAGGATGAAGTGTTTCCAGATCGGGAACATTTTGGCCGTATTTTTTATAACCAGGCGCGCATGTCAGCCAAGGGCATCCCACAAATTGCCGTGGTAATGGGTCTTTGTACCGCTGGCGGGGCTTATGTTCCGGCCATGGCGGATGAATCCATTATTGTCGCCAATCAGGGCACTATCTTCTTGGCTGGGCCACCGCTAGTAAAGGCCGCCACCGGCGAAGAGGTATCCGCCGAAGCATTGGGGGCGGCGAGGTGCATACCCGTTTATCCGGCGTGGCCGATCATCTGGCACAAAATGACGCACATGCGCTGCAATTAGCACGGCAAGCCGTGTCACGGCTCAATCCTCCTACATCAAGCATCACACCACAAGCGGCCGTGATACCGCCGCGCTACGATAGTCAGGAGCTGTACGGCATTGTCGGTACCGATCTGAAAAAGCCCTACGATGTCCGAGAAGTGATTGCCAGATTAGTCGATGACTCAGATTTTGACGAATTCAAAACCAATTACGGCCCCACCTTAGTGTGCGGTTTTGCCCGTTTGCATGGCTATGCCATTGGTATTGTTGCTAATAACGGCATTCTGTTTTCGGAGTCAGCGCAAAAAGGGGCACATTTCATCGAACTATGTTGCCAACGGCAGATCCCGTTGCTGTTTTTACAGAACATCACTGGCTTTATGGTTGGGAAAAAATATGAGCAGGAAGGTATCGCCAAACACGGCGCCAAAATGGTGATGGCCGTTGCCTGCGCCAATGTGCCCAAATTTACCGTCATCATTGGTGGCAGTTATGGTGCGGGCAATTATGGCATGTGTGGCCGCGCTTATGAGCCCACCATGATGTGGATCTGGCCCAATGCCCGTATTTCGGTGATGGGTGGCGAACAGGCGGCCAACGTGTTGGCCACGGTCAAACGCGACAGTCTAGAACGCCAGGGGCAAACATGGTCAGCAGCGGATGAAGCCGCCTTTAAAGCCCCGATCGTCGATAAATATGAGCGAGAAGGTAATCCCTATCATGCCAGTGCCCGTTTATGGGATGACGGTATTATCGACCCAGCGCAAACCCGCGATGTGGTCGGTCTAGCATTAGCGGCTGCCGCCAATGCTGCTATTGAGCCCAGCCACTTTGGCGTCTTTCGCATGTAGGAGGCCAGCATGCAGCACACTCTACTCAAGCGGGATGCAGAAGGCGTATGTCAACTCATCCTCAATCGCCCGGATGCCGCTAATGCCTTTGATGAACGGCTGATAGCTGAACTCATCACCGTCTTAAATCAGCTTGCTGACGATTCAAGTTGCCGAT from Shewanella dokdonensis includes:
- a CDS encoding MerR family transcriptional regulator → MSIRPTPQTTYSISELSREFDITTRSIRFYEDQGLLKPKRRGQTRIYSLKDRVRLKLILRGKRLGFSLGETRRLFELYDADKSSLSQLSTMLQLIEDKKMSLQQQMDDIKIVLMELMAAETQCRQALAEISTEKTG
- a CDS encoding SDR family oxidoreductase, with the translated sequence MVTGAASGLGRAFAIALAQRGASVVLVDNQDCRETAAAIAALGADVKYFYCDVANAAQVTDVCQQILTCSQVDFLLLCAGVHRSCPFEKISLSDWRRQIDVDLTGSFLFCQAFWPLMRQQAFGRILMLTGASGLFGDQFEAAYASAKMALIGLVNSLSLEGQSYNICVNSLCTQVLNGMTGHHMADDVGAMFSIEAPVAAAMYLLGASAPTGQHVLAAAGSISRLRLAETNPAYFSADDCTPNWWEKSGRNLAKHILSVSRKVVKNR
- a CDS encoding 1,4-dihydroxy-2-naphthoate polyprenyltransferase; translated protein: MNPWFLAIRPGHCLPLQALLIGNMLALPLEKFSWTVAIISMTCALLLQIAVNLANDYFDFKNGIDTAERVGPTRVTQSGMLAPYKVRNAMTLCLILSLAVGGYLIWHGGWPIAFLAAASMLAALGYSGGPYPLASHGLGELAAFVFFGLVAVVGSYYLQAGDTTMASWLLGCAVGLLNAAIMLVNNTRDIMTDTKAGKKTLAVRIGEAQARVLYQALLYLPFGLIIAGFLLGQLPGFPVLLAGLSLIMARKLSSDFYQGSGEALNPLLGKTAKLTMMFSALFSVGLMF
- the tesB gene encoding acyl-CoA thioesterase II, whose translation is MSQVLDELLSLLTLEPIEMGLFRGQSQDLGFGHVFGGQVMGQALSAARQTVPPERQAHSLHSYFLRAGDETLPIIYDVENMRDGGSFSARRVKAIQKGRPIFYMTCSFQEPEDGFEHQAPMPDVPGPDGLMNQQELAMTMRDRVPPKILEKFLADAPIEMRMVNPLNPVAPAATEPTRYVWMRANGRLPAEHCMHDYLLAYASDFNFLVTAVQPHGVSFLTPGIRMATIDHAMWFHRPVNIGEWLLYAVDSPNAYGSRGYVRGQFFNQQGQLIASASQEGLIRMTNIKKE
- a CDS encoding isovaleryl-CoA dehydrogenase, whose protein sequence is MIPSYSGLDFGLGEDIDMLRQAVATFATEQIAPLATQIDQENQFPTALWPQLGQMGLLGITVSEEFGGSGMGYLAHVVAMEEISRTSASVGLSYGAHANLCVNQIFRNGTAAQKDRYLPKLVSGEHIGALAMSEPNAGSDVVSMKLHARKQGDHYLLNGNKMWITNGPDADVFVVYAKTEPQLGAKGITAFIVERGFPGFATAQKLDKLGMRGSSTCELVFTDCEVPAANILGQLNHGTKVLMSGLDYERVVLAGGPLGIMSACLDLVLPYTAERQQFGKAIGEFQLVQAKLADMYTEMHAAKAYVYAVASACDQGKASRKDAAGAILYSAERATRAALDAIQLLGGNGYINDYPAGRLLRDAKLYEIGAGTSEIRRMLIGRELFSESH
- a CDS encoding propionyl-CoA synthetase encodes the protein MTDPGLALYQKSIDDKVTFWGECAKAIDWYQPWEQVLDDSQAPFYRWFSNGQLNTCYNAVDRHVLAGRGEQFAIRYFSPVTDTEYAVTYAELQAQVSRLAGYMASVGVSKGDRVVIYMPMVPETVYAMLACARIGAIHSVVFGGFAANELATRINDAKPKLVLSASCGVEPSGVVPYKPLLDKALEQSHHKVERCLILGRSQYAAALQEGRDYDWQQAIKDAAPAACVAVAATDPLYILYTSGTTGQPKGVVRDNGGHAVALAWSMKHIYNINPGDTFWAASDVGWVVGHSYIVYAPLLVGATTVLYEGKPVGTPDPGIFWRTIQKYRVKSFFTAPTAIRAIKREDPNGNYVAGTDLSCLETLFLAGERCDPDTLLWAGEKLGKPVIDHWWQTETGWAVAANLMGVQAIPVKPGSPARAVPGYQVEVVDEFGSQVPAGQSGNVVIKLPLPPGTLVTLWQNDKRYQESYLSMYPGYYLTGDAGYMDEDGYLYIMSRIDDIINVAGHRLSTGRFEEVLCQHPAVAEAAVIGVDDKLKGQVPLGLVVLKNGIDISEKQLHDELVAKVRQEIGPVAAFKLVSAVQKLPKTRSGKILRGTMRKIADNQSYTPPATIEDPLTLDLVRDALTRMGYADALLQQHV
- a CDS encoding YbaY family lipoprotein; the protein is MAGGCVTVAPPAPVVVNGAASYHERIMLPDGCSITIAIIDLDTPGAIVAQKSFNIARVPVPFKFILPADSVDSKTNYGVVAMIMYQGRVIFQTYDRYPVINNGKNTTEVIMKAVPLENLQQ